The Sesamum indicum cultivar Zhongzhi No. 13 linkage group LG9, S_indicum_v1.0, whole genome shotgun sequence genome segment ctaaaatttaaaatcgaTTGACAAggattttaaaaagttacagCTATTGAATAATACTTAGACGGACATTCTCTCAGTAGGGGTTTTTGAGCTGCATGTGTTGATTTGCCCATGTTCTGGTGCCTCGTCACGGAACTCCTCTGATTTTTTGCCATTCGGGTAGGTAGGCAGGCAGAACAAGGCCGGTTCTCCTCGTGGGCTGACGGGCCTTGATCGTAGCCCACCTCTCTCAACAGCCTGAAGCAGCTACATGGTCTGAGCCTCTCCTTCTCAGGCCTCTTGCATTCAAGGGCTCCTCATTGGGATTGATCCAAAAATGTTTAATAGCTCTTCTATGAATCCATTTCATGACAAATCTCATTCTTATGTCGTCAATCATATCTATGACTAATTGCAATAAATTGTAAGCGTAGGCAATCACCCCTCTATGAATCTCTTGGACGTAAAGTAATTCGGACAAAAAATTATCGATTTGTCCAAATTGGGATAcgaataacataattattttattttaatacatttaatttgaCCACAAATTTGCATCGAATTGCACCCAAATTGCCAACCATTACAACATCCCATGTGATTCACTAATCAAATTCATATGATGCCAAATTCTGGCAATTTGCTGTGAGTTAGCCAACACTTTCCAACATCTATGAATACTCAACTCAAACAGTACATCAGACTTCCCGCTTTTGGCCTTAGAACTCCAACTCGTCTGTTATTTTTAGTGCCCAGAAATGAATTAGATAACTGTATGAAAGCAATTGGAAACAATAGAATGCTAATACAGTATTGCAGATATCACACACACTATTTACGCTTGGATCTATCCAAGCGTTTCAAAAACATATTTGACTCTTGTTTTACATGAGatgcaaatttaatttagtaacTGAATTAGTaaaccaaaattgaaattatccGGATATAAACCTATAGAATCAAGAGAAAATTTCTTTCCAtctaaattaaatgtattaacTATCAAATCATGGCTtcatatatcaaatatttctcTGTGGCATTCAAATCTTCCACTATCTCATAGCATATACGGAAAAATCCTCTTTAGGCAAATCTTCTATAAAGAGATCATACAGTAAAAACCCAACTGCTCATAGACTCCGACAATATTTGGGAAAAAGATAAACGTGAAaaaccattttgatttccCATTCATAACACAGCGGAGACTACCTTCATCTTCATGGGCCATGCCCGTGATAGCGAAACGCGGTGAGTCTACAAGACTACACACCCATTCACCACAAGAATCAGCCAACTCCCGATATAAAGTATATGATCACAAGCGAAAAGTAAATTCCTCGTAAGATACTTACTGGGCTGTATTGGGAAATGGCTCTAACTTGTGCTCCGCCATTGTTGAACCTCAAGCTCAAGAACAAGTACTCGCAACACCATTTCTGCGTTGCCAAGAAATCTAATTCTGTTGCCACCACCCCTGTTAGAAACTCTTTGAGCCTAGATTTCGACAGCCGTTCATTTTGGGCTAATGATAAAGGCTTTAGAATACGTTTTTTACGCGCTGCTCCCAAACCCAATTTGATGAAGGTAATTGCGGAATGTGGGGaattttctttagtttattttcttgggTATTGGTAAATGGGGTTGAATGCATCGTGCAAGTTTGAAGTTCTTCCGTTGGTTTTTTTGGTTGGAAGGTTGGAGCTTCTTCAGGGGAAGGTAAATCTTTCAATTCTGAGACAACACAGCAAGAGGTTTTTGCTTGGTCTTCTGTTATCTTACCGTAAGTCCTCTGCCTTTACTGTTGTTTATGGTTGAGCTTTCTTGTGCTttgtttatttagtatttGGTGGGTACTTCTCCTGGTTATTTGGAGAGAAACTCAAAACGCCTGAGCCGgttgattaaattttcatcttttttctcttttcttggttCCTTTGATTTTAAGCTTGAAGTTTTAACTTCAGTACTTTCTTCCTGGACAAAGCAAAAGATAATGAAAATGATTGTAAAAAGTGATTGCCACTTGGTTCATGAGATGAAGGGTTCTTTTGGTTAGAAACTTAGAACAAATTTAAGAAATGTGAGGATTTGTTAAAACTGAGACAGCAGAAGTTAGACAAAATCTCAATGTCGTGGTGCAATTTTGAATTGAAGGTGCAAGGGGTCTTTGCACTAAACTTGCTAATCTCTAAGCTTAGATGATCCTAATCTAACAAAGTGGTCTTGTTCGATGTGTCATTCTGATAGATAGTCAAAAGGGCTTTATATCTCTATGCTACAACAGATGAAGTCAGTTTCCAATTGGTTAAGCTATGTGAACTTGAAACAAACCAGGACAAAAGAAGAATAGACTAGAAGTTTGTTTTAGAACTTTATTACTAGGCCTGAATTAGATCGGACAATGAAAAATACTGCTCTTCTGATCATAAATGTGTAAAAGTGATATATTTGTACGCAATACTTATTGTCCATTAGATTCCTTGGTCTGGAATAGAATCTTGGTTCGTTGTTGATTAACTTACAGATTTGGACAGATGATGGACATTTCTCTGTTGAAATAGCTTTTCCTGAAGGATAAGTTGGACTGCTAAGCTTTCACCTTTTGTTATCTTCCGTCCACATAGTTTAAATGTCTGTTTCAATAGTGACTGCTATACTTTCTATTGTCAGATTTCTATTCCCTGCCTTGGGTGGTCTGTTATTCGGCTATGACATTGGTGCAACCTCTGGAGCTACCATTTCTTTGCAGGTTACATTCCCACTTCATGTGTTCTGAAAACTTAACGGaaatatgatcaattttacttttgtttttcagtCACCTGAGCTTAGTGGTACAAACTGGTTCAACTTTTCAGCTGTTCAGCTTGGTTTAGTGGTatgctttaaatttttatgacaCTTACCTGTTAAGATCACATACTTCATTGACTCATCTTATATGGTTGTTCCTTATTAAGGTTAGCGGTTCCCTTTATGGAGCTCTTGCTGGCTCCCTCGTTGTTTATCCCCTGGCTGATTTTCTTGGTACTCTTTTATCTAGTTACAATATCCTGttttttcaagttttcaaataactaCGTTGTAAGCATTTTGCTGGTATAAATGTAGGGAGGAGGAGAGAGCTTATCATCGCTTCCCTGTTCTATCTGACTGGTGCTTTGTTGACTGCCTATGCTCCTGGCCTTGGAGTTCTCTTAGTAGCCCGGTTTCTATATGGTCTTGGTATTGGCATGGTactgttttgttctttttcttgtgcaACTACTTTTTCGATGTATAATCGATGTTAGGCTAGTCTAAGAGTgattcatcaatttttaatcatattagcTTGGCAGGCAATGCATGGGGCTCCTCTTTACATTGCAGAAACCTGCCCATCTCAAATTCGGGGAACTCTGATATCCCTAAAGGAGCTTTTCATAGTAATGGGGATATTGGTAAACATTTCTGCAGGCCTATTAGCATATAGCATTGtgttcctttataaatatattgaaacaCAAATCACTAATGATACATTAAAGAATGATTTTCTGTGCAGTTGGGCTATTTTGTTGgtaattttgaaatcaatGCTATTGGGGGCTGGCGTTACATGTATGGGTTCAGTGCCCCAATTGCATTACTTATGGGATTAGGCATGTGGAGTCTCCCGCCATCTCCACGATGGCTTCTTCTTAGGGCTGTTCAAGGTAAAGGGTCCTTACAAGAATATAAGGAGAAGGCTCTACTTgcattgagaaaattaagagGCTGTTCTGGTGAAGACAAAGTATCTGAAAGGCAAATTGAGGATACCCTCGTTTCCCTGAAAACTGCATATGCGGGTAACGAGTCAGAAGGCAGTTTTCTTGAGGTGTTTCAGGGGCCAAGTCTGAAGGCATTTATAATTGGAGGAGGATTGGTTCTTTTTCAGCAGGTTGATATAATGTCTTTGAATTGCACTTTTTAGTTGTTCTTGTCTTATATTTTCTAGTGAAAGTACACCTAATGGCTCTGTGGATGTATCAGATTACAGGGCAACCTAGTGTTCTGTACTATGCAGGTCCCATTCTTCAGGTACTACATATCTACAAGCCGGAgttctttctgtttctttcaaattcaaagcttctatctttttttttcttgtttgagtGTTTGGCACATTGATCCAATTATTAATCTCCAAGACTGCTGGATTTTCTGCGGCTGCTGATGCTACAAAACTTTCAGTTGTTGTTGGTGTGTTTAAGGTACTTGTAACCAAAGTGTTTCTCATatatgatttctttttaattccCTTGTTTCAGTCACCGAAAATTTCCATCATATGATCATTTATTCTGTTTGTTCTTGCAGTTGCTCATGACTGGAGTGGCTGTCCTGAAGGTTGATGATCTTGGGAGAAGACCCTTGCTGATTGGAGGTGTCGCTGGCCTAGTATGCAACTTGCCACCCTCATTTATCTATGGTGTGATTGGCATGTAGGAATATGATAGGAATAGAACTGGCATCCTTAACCTCATTCAAAGCACATGTTTGGTACAATTTAGAGTTAGGAATATTCATTCTCATTCAAAAGTATGGGATTAGTTGTTCCTTCACTCACCTATAAATTTAGCTATTTCgataacattaaaaattaattttttttccatatttcTTAAAGGTGATACGCGGCGTTTTAACATAGTGCAcgtttcatatattaatatctatctatattCCAAACGAGTATCtgtgtatattataaatatatgtattgtgTCTTATGTAAATAGTAAACATCCAACGAAAACATATTAAttcgtttaatttttaaaataacatttcTTACCTGATTGGAATTCTGTGCAATCTCTTCTTCTTTATGACTTTCAATATTAGTTACCCAACACATGATTGAATGATTTGGAATATCTCAATTTCCTCCTTTTATGTCTTTGGCATACCAAACATAGgaacaatataataaaatcatttctttCCTGTCTCTATTCCAtctctaaatttatttctttcccACCTCATTAATATATGTGCATACCAATCACCCCATTTGTATTGTATGATCAAGTTCCAAGTTGCTTCATGTGAGATCTAAATCTTATTCTTAGTGTGAAGTGAACTCGAAATATCTTCAACTTTCTATTGCATTGGTCTCAGGCCTTCTCTCTGCTGCTGCTTTCGGCCTATTACAAATTCCTAGGAGGCTTTCCTTTTGTCGCTGTAGCTGCTTTGCTTCTCTATGTTGGTTGCTACCAGGTGACTCCATGACCAACCAAAACTTACGTACTGATGGTGTTTAATACTGGATCATGATTTTAATAGTCATGGCATACTTATCATGTCGGAAGAAATTACCTCTTTCCTCCCTCACACTAGTTTCAAGAACTAGAAAAACATAACTAACTCAACAAAAAGTTGTGGCCcttatttgaaatttcagaTATCATTTGGACCTATCAGTTGGCTTATGGTATCAGAGATATTCCCACTCCGCACAAGAGGAAAGGGTATTAGTCTTGCAGTACTCACAAACTTTGGCTCAAATGCTATAGTGACATTTGCATTCTCGCCACTGAAGGTACCGATAGTATTCAGACccttaattatcaattttgtctGCATTCATATTTAGAGTAATTTGCAGAAAAAGATACATGTAAAACGTATCAATCTCTGCAGGAGTTACTTGGAGCagaaaatctttttcttctatttggGGCAATTGCTGTACTCTCACTTGTGTTTGTGGTAACCTCTGTTCCTGAAACCAAAGGCTTGAGCTTGGAAGAAATTGaatccaaaattttgaagtgAAAGAACTGTTATTATGAGTTTAAGCTCCTATATGTACACTTCAGATGTGCACACTTAATTTCCATTCTTGATATTTCAGAGATCTCAGTCCTTGAACTGTATCTTGAATCAAAGAAATCATTTTGCAAATGTTCATCTTAGAAATTCATGGTGATTGGCCTTGTTGGCGACCCTCTTCCCATTAATTAGTCCATTCGTTTTCACTGTGATCTCTTATGGTGTATGCTTTCAATGAAAACATCCCTACAGGTCACTAAGTGAAATGATAGACAGGTAGTCACGAAAGCGAAGCCAAGGAGTCAAAGAATATCTTTGTATGAACAATTTacttccaaaatatatttacacagAGATTAAGCTAGAGTATATGAAGTGCTTCTTCATCAGGATGTAAGGTCCATATCCCTGTTTCGTTTTGCTCTTTCTTTACAGGATAACGAAACTGGTAGGAATACGCACCAAACCCCCTCCGCCTAGACACAGGCGGGTGTCACAAggaaaataaaggaaaagtaTATACTAACTTCTGCTGTATCTATATTTGATACTTGAGAGGATATAAAACCAAAAGTAATCCATTCAAACTGCTTGTATATCATGTATTGTTGGCTGCATACGCGTCTTCAGTTGGCTTGAAGTATCTTTCCATGATTTTCTTCCTCAACAACTGGGACAAGATTCTCATCAGTGGATAAAAATCAGTAAAGCTTTATATGAACcttaaattttagttaaacaaagacaaatattaaagaaaatgtgtaattttgtGCTAATGTTATCTTAATATTCGAAGTCCGCATACAGTgacattagaaaaataatccCATATTCTGCTACTAAACGTAGATTACCTTCACGAGCATTGGATGAAAGTGGGACCGGGGAGGAGTTAGCACTGGCGGGGCGGTAAATTTCTGAAGAACGAGCCTTGGTTGAAATGCTGCGAAGCAGGGGTGCAGAACTTGTAATCTTTGATGAGACGGGAGTAGAAGATGAGCTTGCAGCCTTTGCCATTGAGTTGGAGGGCTCATCATGCCAGAAAAATGAAGTGACAGCTTCTTTCACCTTCTCCACCACCCCACTGTCTCCAGTGCTTCTCCTTGGACTTATGGCCTCTGTTATAGCTTGCGAAAGTGCTCTTTCGTCTTCTCCAGGCTCCAGCTTATTCATGAAATACTCCTTTACAGAAATACCTTTGTCCCATTTCTGAGGACTGCTGGCATATTGCCTCAGATCTCCTGAATTTTCGCCTGCTTTCTTGGCTTCATACCCTGGATTTGCTGGAACACTAAAATGCACAGTGTTCCTTGCTCTTTCTTGTCCTCCACCTTCAGTCTGAGTAGGAACATTGGCAGCTGACTCTTGTGCTTCAGGAGTTGTAATAGCAAGGCCAGCAATCTTCGATGCAAGTTTGTCGGTTGCATCAGACACAGCAGCATATGCTGGTCCCAGTTTTTCAGATACAGCTTCAGTCACGGTGTTGTTTGGACTAACGAGTACATAATCTTCTTTTGCAGCTTCATGTTTAATACGGTTTGGCACCATATGGTTCTGAGAAACGACAGGCACCGCTCGTGGATGCTGCCGTGCAGTCTCTTTTAAGCTCTCTGGTGCTGTTTCTGACTCATACACTGAATgtaaatcagaaaaaaaaaaaaaacaaggtGAACCATGATAATTATGAGAATCATAGTAGTAGTACTTTATATCAAGTTAGAAAGAGTAAAAATCACTTGGTGCTCCAAGATATTCAGGATCATCATCGagttcatcatcatcttcctcCAAGGTAACACCCCATGCAGGAGTAGTGTTATCGTCGTTGAGCTCGCTTCCATGTTTCTTCCTGCCACTCAGACTGTGCCTCAACTTCTTAGCTCTCTCCTTTACTTTGGAAAGAACAGACTTCCTGCCGTGGGAAGCTGGGCTCAGAAACTCTTCTTGATCATGATTTATTCCCGGCACAGGAGATGGGCTTGTTGACCAGTTTGTCTCATCAACTGCAGGTTAAGAGCAACAACAGTCTCAtggagtataaattaaatctattaATAAAGAGTATTATTGGACTAATTAGACTTTATTTTCTGATGAAATTtcatatgttatatatatatatatattatagtattattaaagcataaataagtttgaaatattttatgtttcttaaCTCCTCGAGAAGACAAAAATATggagaaaattaatatcattgtttaaataaaatatatctaataagTGAATGATACGAcggaattttcaaaattaagtacTAACCAATGTATTTTATGATGATGTGCATTCTATCTAGTTTATTTGTAAATCCCAATATTTCTGAGGTTGAATTTACTTTTACTTGATTTTTCTTACATAAATGATCGAACATATATTCCAATAAATATGtcgaaaatattaaaacacatATTTGTTTCTATGCAAGAAAATAcgcattatattaaatagtatttCCCTTAcgagaattaaaattttgataaaatcgtTGCATTTTACATTTAACACGACATGTTTTACTGAAACCTAATATTTGTGGTAAGTGCGGACAATACGCATGCATTTTATTAGTCTATACTTTGATCCCACCACCTCTTTGCCTTCTTCATAATTATAGTGAGATGAAGAGAAGAGCATGACGATGATGAAATCCTCATAGGAAAGAATGAGAGCAGTAGTATGtcggattgaattttttattatagtttttgttatatcttctatttcattgcatatatatatcatacgTATAAAGATtacatcataaattttatttaaattttttttatacatgcattgtgatatatattaaatagaatcacaataaaaaaatccaatgaATCCGATAGTAGGTACCTCTTAGGAGCTGCTCAAAAGTTGGTGAAGATGGAGGTAGTCTAGACATGTTAGGGCTGTCACAAGATCTTCGTGACCTTTCAAGTTGAGCCattatataaaatgtttgtatttttatgtacCAATCTTGAAAGTAAGTGAGAggagacatatatatatatatgtatataagaGCATGCACCGTATTTCAAGGCATGCTTTCGGGTCTCCTTAATggactatattttgaaaccTCTCTTATTACACCTTAACCAAGAGACTTGCATTTGTGTCGGTTACCAAAATATATGCGTATGATGACCCACCTACACAATTAATTACCTGAAATAGAAATTTACTATCTTTCTGCAAATTACTGCTTCTTTTTCTAGTTTGTGGGTCTTGCATTTCTAATACTAGCCACCTTCGTACGCGGTTCCAGCAACAACACGTGCATTGCCTCTGGTGCTTTTTCCCTCCAAACCTTTTTTGGCCAATTTCCCCCCCTCGAATGGCCTATTAAAGCACTTGCTCATTCTGTTCAAATATATCATCGGCacaaaaaatgtaacaaatatttaagatatgggatataaacataataactATTTTGAAAAGCATGAGATCATTATTTGCTAAACGCCGTAAAATATGGGACTAAGAATACAATTAATTCTTGTTGCATAGATAAATGAGTAATATGTTGGGTTGTGCAAGCTGATGCACATAACGGATCAATTTTTAAGTGTACCATAAGAAGGATAAATCAAAGGtttcaaatttctttatttcagATGTTGTGTTaaagtgtgtgtatatatatatataagcacgAATACCTTCGTTTAATAGAATATTTTTGGTCTAGAAAGTCTCAAATTCTGAATCTTCCGCTGTGCGAATTTCCTGAGAAACAAAGTCATAGGCACGTAGGTTCAAGGCCAAACCGACTACTCCAAGAGCACTCATCCATAAACCGGTTTCTGCTACAAATAACATAAAGAAATATAGGCCAAACCGACTACTCCAAGAGCACTCATCCATAAACCGGTTTCTGCTACAAATaacataaagaaatataaggATCTTCACTTTCACTAGTAGGACCAAGATTGTCCGTTGATTTCTTTATCCCATACCTGAGTtagagaaaaacaaacctAGAAGCTTTCTTGGATTGAGAAGGCAGGGATGAAAGATCAGAGGCTAAGGCCTGGCGAGTAGCAAACGGAGATGAGTTTAGTCACACACTTAAGGTTAAACTCAATATGAAAACAcgtatctctatttttttttattaaattacagACATAACTTCTAAGAGGGTGTAAGAATAATGTACCTCATGAAGaagtatatttgtaattttttgtcacTGAATAGGACATGTATTTGTACAACTACAACTTCaaagatgtatatataactTTGTAATTCATGTTACAtgcataatgtatatatatccgTATGCTTcgatctatatttatatttatttctatatctTTATAAACATGTAGCTAATGTTCCAGTGAATAGTTTCATTTGTTCTCCTCTTTCATGGTCACGCCATAGAACACTGTTGTTTTCTATGATAGAGACAAGATTTCACAGTTTGCAAAGGATTGATGAGTGCTGAGTGATGTTTGATGCAAAGCAAAGATGGTGGTAGCTCATTACCATTACTTATAGGGTAATTACCATCaactttcttaaaatatttatcttaattagGGACTCAGTTTCAGTGCTGTATGACTTTTTATGTGCAATCTAGATTGACCAAGTTTAGCCTGTTGGTCatgttttaatgaaaaatacaagtgACACATTcaaccttaaaaaaataagagattaTACTGATtagtttatcataaaaaataaatagaaacaTAGCAAAGACGAACGAATTGAGCTAGTTGTTGAATGactgttaaaataaaaaatattaatagtttctcaaacaatgaggaattgtttataattatatcatatactAGAAGAACTCCTTttaatatatctttatttataagcATGTAGCACTCTTTTGttgatttcatttctttatattttggaTCGTGTTAAATTGCacaagataaataatatttgaatttgtaaatAGTGCAAATTCACTCTATACGTTCAAACGAGTTGGAGTTCTCTCAACCTTCCAAAATCCAACCTCCTAAAATGAACTACTGATCACACATTTATACTGTTTGGTAAATAAG includes the following:
- the LOC105170454 gene encoding D-xylose-proton symporter-like 3, chloroplastic is translated as MALTCAPPLLNLKLKNKYSQHHFCVAKKSNSVATTPVRNSLSLDFDSRSFWANDKGFRIRFLRAAPKPNLMKVGASSGEGKSFNSETTQQEVFAWSSVILPFLFPALGGLLFGYDIGATSGATISLQSPELSGTNWFNFSAVQLGLVVSGSLYGALAGSLVVYPLADFLGRRRELIIASLFYLTGALLTAYAPGLGVLLVARFLYGLGIGMAMHGAPLYIAETCPSQIRGTLISLKELFIVMGILLGYFVGNFEINAIGGWRYMYGFSAPIALLMGLGMWSLPPSPRWLLLRAVQGKGSLQEYKEKALLALRKLRGCSGEDKVSERQIEDTLVSLKTAYAGNESEGSFLEVFQGPSLKAFIIGGGLVLFQQITGQPSVLYYAGPILQTAGFSAAADATKLSVVVGVFKLLMTGVAVLKVDDLGRRPLLIGGVAGLAFSLLLLSAYYKFLGGFPFVAVAALLLYVGCYQISFGPISWLMVSEIFPLRTRGKGISLAVLTNFGSNAIVTFAFSPLKELLGAENLFLLFGAIAVLSLVFVVTSVPETKGLSLEEIESKILK
- the LOC105170455 gene encoding uncharacterized protein LOC105170455 gives rise to the protein MAQLERSRRSCDSPNMSRLPPSSPTFEQLLRVDETNWSTSPSPVPGINHDQEEFLSPASHGRKSVLSKVKERAKKLRHSLSGRKKHGSELNDDNTTPAWGVTLEEDDDELDDDPEYLGAPMYESETAPESLKETARQHPRAVPVVSQNHMVPNRIKHEAAKEDYVLVSPNNTVTEAVSEKLGPAYAAVSDATDKLASKIAGLAITTPEAQESAANVPTQTEGGGQERARNTVHFSVPANPGYEAKKAGENSGDLRQYASSPQKWDKGISVKEYFMNKLEPGEDERALSQAITEAISPRRSTGDSGVVEKVKEAVTSFFWHDEPSNSMAKAASSSSTPVSSKITSSAPLLRSISTKARSSEIYRPASANSSPVPLSSNAREVVEEENHGKILQAN